Genomic segment of Panicum virgatum strain AP13 chromosome 2K, P.virgatum_v5, whole genome shotgun sequence:
TTGATATTTACTGTTTTCGTTGtttttgttcgccgtcgcttctaacaggCTCCGATCACCGAGACCCCAATGGAAATCCGTGTCCGTTTTCACCGTGCTACGcaggaaaaaaaatagtaaCAACCAGGGGAGCGAGCGCAAAAGCGCCGGAGCGCGCCGCGAGCGAACAGACACCCCACGTGAAGGAGTGTGAACGTTCGGCGAGCtttgccgccggcgcgcgcccgcgccgtgcTCTCCGATCCAGAGCTGTCTTGCACCGGAACAGAAGGGCGTGGTGGCCGGCACCGCGTCCCGTCCGCACAGGCATGCCGTCGCTGCACGAGCCCGAGCCCCTCTTCCGGATGCGGCCAGCGGTGCCGGTGCCGACCGCGCGCGCCCGGTGGGTCCCCGGGACTACATGCCGCGGCAGCGGCAGTAGCGTGCGCGACGACGCGACCCTCATTTACGCCCGCGCAAGCCGGCCGGGGACACGATTCCAAAGCCCACCCCCACCCATCGAccaccggcgccgcggcgccggacGGCCGCGGAGCCCGAGCCCCCCGAATGCTGGAATTGGAATCACACGACTGACACGCTCGCACTCCCCGAGCAAAAAAGAAAGGTCACGAGACACACATTCCCCGCCGCGGACCGcggtggccgcgccgcgccgcgccgcgccggctcaTGTGAACGCCACACTCCACAGAGAGAGAAATTGACCCCACCGATAGAATCACCAACCAACCACAAACGAAAAATAGTACACACTGCATTCGGTAGCTGGTACTAGTAGTAGCAGAGTGACGCTTCTATACGAATATTTTACGGCAGCACTGTAACTGAAGTAACCGCTGCACGCAGGCAGCGGCCAGCACACTAGCACAGCTGCGCAGCACGATAGCCTCCTGCCGGTGCCTGCGGACTGCAGTCAATGAGACGCGCCGCGGGCAGGCGGGCGAACGAGCACCGGTCCCCCTCTCCATCCGGACGGTTGCCGGGGAGGAACCATTTCTTCCGACGGCGTATAGTGAATAGTACTAATTGACCGGTAAACACCATCAAGGACAAAAAAACTAGTAATTACTAGTACTAACCACCCCTCACTCCTCGCTAGTTACCGCCAGTACTGTAGTATACTGATGGGTTACTGAGCTGCCGcagcggcgagccggcggctCCGATCGCCACCCCGGCTACTAGTCGCGGTTAATgaaggcgacgagcttggccATCTCGGCGAGCGCCTGCGGCGAGCCGAGCTTGGTGAGGAAGTAGACGTGGCCCTCGCCGGGGGTCTCGTACAGCTCTGCCTCCCCGGGCCAGCCGCTGCCCCGGAGCGCGGCGTAGTAGGCGCGCTGCCAGGGGCTCAGCCGGTCCCGCTCCGACACGGTCACCAGCACGCGGGACGCGCCCAGGTGCTGCCACGACGCCGCCGGCAGCACCAGCGGGTCGGCGTAGGGGTGGGTGATCGGGTACCGCCCCGCGCAGATGAAGCTCCAGGTGCGCGCCGCCGACTGGAGGTACGCCGGGTCCGCGGCGTCGGCCCCCACGAGGCTCCGGCCCTGGAAGTAGGGGTCCAGCAGCGCCACGCCCTtgatccgcgcgccgccgtccaggccctCCTCCCCGGCGCGCAATGCCAGGTTGTGCGCGATGTTGCCGCCCGCGCTGTCGCCGGCGAGGAACAGCCGGGACAGGTCGCCGTACTGGGACAGCCACGGGTCCGGGTCCGACCCGGCCGCGCTCGCGAGCacccaccggagcgccgcccacGAGTCGTCGTACGCCGCCGGgagcgggtgctccggcgcCAGGCGGTAGTTGACGGACACGGCCACCacgcccgccctcgccgccagcgTGTTGAGGTAGGCGTGGTAGATGGGCGTGAACGCGGACTCCACCACGAACGCGCCGCCGTGGAAGTAGACCAGCACGGGcacccgggcgccgccgcggaagctCGGGAGGTAGAGCCGCGCCGCGACACCCGTGGACGGGTCGATGACGACGTCGCGGGAGGTGACGCCCGTGAGCGCGTCCGAGGACGCCGCCACCACGTCGGTGCCCATCAGCCGCTTCACGCGCCCGCTCTTGTACTCGATGAGGAACGGCGAGAAGTCGAACTTGACCTGCGAGTTGGGGtccccggcgcgccgcgcctgcagcagctgccgcctccccgccgccgccgccccggaccAGCAATGCGAGCCGAGGAGGAAGagcagcagcgggagcaagATCCGCGCGGCCATGGCAACAGACGCAGCTCAGACAGGGGGTGGCAGAGTGGAGTGTGAGACTGTGAGGGGAGCTCTGCCTGTCCGCCCCTAGCTGCTGCTGCGTCTCGGAGACTGAGGCTGCCACGGGCATGGGGTCCGGTTATATGGGCGGAGGCAGCCGACAGGGCTGGGCGCACCGCACTATTTTCGTGGCGCGGATCGTGGTGATGGGCTTTGGACTACCGCTTTAGCACCGGCCCGCCTGACCGGCCTTTAATTTCTTTCTCtcgctccgctgccgccggagTCTGGACCGTACCGTGCCGGGCATGTGCCCCGCGCGATTCACAGTTCACATCAATCCCCGCTAGAAAAGGTATTAAGAATGCTGTTAATGGCGCGATTTCTGCTCTTGATTTGGGCGGGGGGGCATTTTTTTAAGCATCCAGGAGCACTGGGAAGTTAGGTAAGAGATTGGGTGCTCACGCTAATCGGATTTAATGCAGACTAAATTGTCCGAACAATCTCGGGACGCGTCTACCGAGCAAACACACGCACACCACTTGCTCGGTCCGACGCTCGCGTTACTGCGGCTGGGAATCGAACGCGGGTGGGCGCGCTCGCGCACCTGGCGAGCGTGCCACTCGACCTACGGCTCGTTCgccgaggggggggggcggaACTCGCGCTCCGCTTTTTTGACGAACTGGAAAGGGTTTTCCAGACCCGCTGCTTTTGGGCGGAAAGTTTCCGGTGCTTAAAATAACTGGCAGTTCACACTGCTTTAGTTTAGTCGTTTCCACTCTGCAGAGCTGCAAAGTGCAAACGCTTCTTGAAATCCTTCCGTGCTTGTCTGAATTACAGGCTCAGCAGCATGGGGTTTTAAGCTAATCAAAGCATCACCTCTGCATTCCGCCACAGCCGTGGTACTTGCTGGCTTCTCGCGTAAACATTATCTGCACAGTTTCTACCGCTCAGCCTTTTCAGTTCTCACCTGGGATCAACGCTGCCTGGTCCTCATCACGAGCTGCTGCTTCTCTAAAATCTAAATCTTGCGCGCACTGATCATTCAGCATTCAATGGCGCGCGCATTCTCAGCACGCTCGGCTGTCCCGCTCCTCGTCCACACAGCGCTGCCTCCACTCGCCGGTCTAGCGCCCCTAACCTTGGCTCTCCCACGCCGATCTGTCTCCCGGCGAGTGGGCCGGCACCCGCCGATCGATCCATCAATTAGGGCGTCcgcagtggggggggggggtgatttGCGCCGGCGActtgggggagagagaggagagcggcAGACGTTGGGAAGAGGGCGCGTGAGAGAAGTTCCCTCGGCGACTGTGCGAGCTAGCGACGAACAAATCGCTAGCAAGCACTGTTCGACCACTGTTTATCACTTAAAGAAATCAAATCGTCAGCCAAGTCGACGCCCACTGCGGACGCCCTTAGTGGCGCCTGATGAGGCGATCCAGCACGGCGGCGCCACCAGGCGGAGTGTGCCGGCCGCTAGCTTTGTCGCAAAGGCACGGCAGGGGGCGCCGGCTCCCGCTTGTCATGCAGGGCGCGCGCGGTGATGCCGGGAGCGGGGAGCCCCGCACAGGCGCACACCCCGTGCTCCTGCAAAGTTACAGCTTTCGTGGAGCCGGCGCGCCAATAGAAAAATATACCCCGCCACGGGATCACGGGAGGCGCCGCTGGCCGCTGCTGTGGTTTTGTCGGTCCGACGCAGTCTCGCAGGACGGTTGCTTGTGAGCCGTGCCAGTGTCAGCGCAGAATTTCTGACGCTATCTTGTTTTGCTACCCCACCCGTTCCTGTAATCGTGTCCTTGGACTCTGCAGGGTCTGCTCGATCAGATCCCTTCGGCAACCGGTTAATCAAAGCAAAGGGTTGCAAGCTGTTGTTCGGTGTGAACAGTGGCTAGCTGAAAATCAGCATCCTGACACGTCTGATCCTCGTTGGGCCGCCGCGTAGTGCCGGGCGGCCAGATTCAGTGCCGTTCCAGCGCTTTCAGCGCCATCAATGGCTTTCATGAGAATGAGATCGGTCTCCTCCCTGAATCCGGTGTTCGAATCCGGCAGTGCTCCCCCGCTCACTTAACTCCATAATTCCCGAACTGAAACCGGCCCTGATACGACATGAGTAGGAGTAGCAACAACATCATGCAGGCGTGGATTCATAAAAACACAAGGGGGGAAGGAGGATATCGTATGTTACTACGGTGTACAACTGTTCTTCCGCAGCATCACGCTGTAGAGCCGTGAACATTCTTCAGACAGAAACGCTGATTGCTTGGGCTGTGGATTCGGCAGCTGCCGGCATGATGCCGAGAGCGGGCGGATCAAAATCTCGTACCACGCCTGATCGAACTCGATGATCATGTGGCCCAACCGCCCGAGGTGAAGGTGTGAGCTTTACTCTTGCACTAGCACATCGCTGCCGATTGCCAACTCCGTTGCTTTTTCCGCGTATAACATTCCGGCTACCATCAAGCAGCTCGCCGTGCCGTGCTAATTAAGAGAGACCCCCCGAACTGCCGAGCTGCGCCCCGTGCTTGAAGACGGCGACAGTGACGGGCACGGGCGCCTGGGGAGCTAGGTGCTGCGCTGCGGAGACGGCAGCCGGAAATGCCGTTGCCTTGCCCTTTCCAAGCATAAAGCCAGCCAGTGGCCGCGCGGCCACGAGCCCAGGCCGGCGTGTTCGTTCCCAGCTCGCTGTCCGTCCCGCAGGATGCCGCGGAGCCGGTGTCCCGGATCAGTCCCTCGCCTCTGCCACCACGAGGCTGCCCTCTCGCTCGAACACGTTTCTGGCCTCACGAACCCATGGCCCTGTTGAGACGGTTCTGCGATTCGGAGCCTTTCACGCACCAACCTCGCGCTTGGCCGCGGCCCGGCCGGTCAGATCGCCCTCGCCGGTTCCGGGTGTTCGGGGACTGCGCCATGAATGGGCCTCCGTGCAGCGCACATGCCGTGCCCATGCCTTGAGCGTACGAAAACGggaggcgtgcgtgcccgggctCGGCACCTCCAGTCCGTCAGTGAGCACGCGCCGGACCTTAAAGGCGACGACAGCGACCCTGCCGCCGAAAACGACCGCCGAGAGGGCCACCGTGCACATGAccccgcggcgcggccggccggcaccgGCGTTCCGACGAACACGTAAGACTGTCCCGTCCTCGGCGGTAACAAACTGGATGCGCCTGTACCTGCACTGCTCGGTGCTCATGCCGCATCGAATTCGCCTGTCAGTCTGTCACGAAGACCATGCTTAGCTGTAACCGTACTCAGCTTCAGTGCACCGCATGAGAGCCCGAATTAAAGTGCGGTTGACACTCGCCTCAGAGCTGGACGCAGCTTCCGGACTCCTGTAGAAAATGGAGTACTGTAGGAGAGTCTGGGATCCGTGGACAGCGGTCCTGTTTGGTTATCTGCCCTAGGGTGTACTGAAAAACTTTGACGCTAATTACGATGTTaaataaaatcagtttacaaaaccaactccagaacctcTGCACTAGGAACTCTGAAGAATTGAGATCTTTGACTGCATGATTAGAGGctaattactgtagcattacggTAGCTAACTGTTAATTAATTATCGCCATTAGAtccgtcgcgaaaagttatgctcatccctaaaaaaattgtaaatag
This window contains:
- the LOC120681407 gene encoding probable carboxylesterase 2, which gives rise to MAARILLPLLLFLLGSHCWSGAAAAGRRQLLQARRAGDPNSQVKFDFSPFLIEYKSGRVKRLMGTDVVAASSDALTGVTSRDVVIDPSTGVAARLYLPSFRGGARVPVLVYFHGGAFVVESAFTPIYHAYLNTLAARAGVVAVSVNYRLAPEHPLPAAYDDSWAALRWVLASAAGSDPDPWLSQYGDLSRLFLAGDSAGGNIAHNLALRAGEEGLDGGARIKGVALLDPYFQGRSLVGADAADPAYLQSAARTWSFICAGRYPITHPYADPLVLPAASWQHLGASRVLVTVSERDRLSPWQRAYYAALRGSGWPGEAELYETPGEGHVYFLTKLGSPQALAEMAKLVAFINRD